In Microbacterium enclense, one genomic interval encodes:
- the galK gene encoding galactokinase, whose product MTAVDDARTLLATLTDAPIAGVWSAPGRANLIGEHTDYNEGFVFPFAIAQRTAAAVALRSDEVIRVSSTFSDGAVEVSLADLDATIAAGGLDWAGYPLGVAWALRREAPDAAPRGVDIALASEVPVGAGLSSSAAIEGAVASALNDVWNAGLDKVALARVGRIAENDAVGAPTGIMDQMASMLGVADAATFLDCRTLETRPVPLGFADAGLSILVVDTLVEHAHSSGGYRERRASCEKGAEAFGVAALRDLTVDDLPRAEEILDDVTFRRVRHIITENQRVLDTVAALDADGPSAIGDLLTASHASMRDDFEISVPELDLAVEAALASGALGARMTGGGFGGAAIALIPTVLVPAATEAVHAAFAASRFRAPNIFTVTPSEGARRDA is encoded by the coding sequence ATGACCGCCGTCGATGACGCCCGCACCCTGCTCGCGACCCTGACCGACGCCCCCATCGCCGGGGTGTGGTCGGCCCCCGGCCGCGCCAACCTCATCGGCGAGCACACCGACTACAACGAAGGCTTCGTCTTCCCCTTCGCGATCGCCCAGCGCACCGCTGCCGCCGTCGCCCTTCGTTCCGACGAGGTGATCCGCGTGAGCTCGACCTTCTCCGACGGCGCGGTCGAGGTCTCCCTCGCCGACCTCGACGCGACGATCGCCGCCGGCGGCCTCGACTGGGCCGGCTACCCGCTCGGTGTGGCGTGGGCGCTGCGTCGAGAGGCCCCGGATGCCGCGCCCCGGGGCGTCGACATCGCCTTGGCGTCGGAGGTGCCGGTAGGGGCAGGGCTGTCGTCGTCGGCCGCGATCGAGGGGGCCGTGGCATCCGCCCTCAACGACGTCTGGAACGCGGGCCTCGACAAGGTGGCCCTCGCCCGCGTCGGCCGGATCGCCGAGAACGACGCCGTCGGCGCACCGACCGGGATCATGGACCAGATGGCCTCGATGCTCGGCGTCGCCGATGCCGCGACGTTCCTCGACTGCCGCACGCTCGAGACACGCCCTGTGCCGCTCGGCTTCGCCGACGCCGGGCTGTCGATCCTCGTCGTCGACACGCTGGTCGAGCACGCGCACTCCTCGGGCGGCTACCGCGAGCGCCGCGCGTCGTGCGAGAAGGGCGCGGAGGCGTTCGGCGTCGCCGCCCTCCGCGACCTCACGGTCGACGACCTGCCCCGCGCCGAAGAGATCCTCGACGACGTGACCTTCCGCCGCGTCCGCCACATCATCACCGAGAACCAGCGGGTGCTCGACACCGTCGCCGCCCTCGACGCCGACGGCCCCTCGGCGATCGGCGATCTGCTCACCGCCTCGCACGCCTCGATGCGCGACGACTTCGAGATCTCGGTGCCCGAGCTCGATCTCGCCGTCGAGGCGGCGCTGGCCTCCGGCGCCCTCGGCGCCCGCATGACCGGTGGCGGCTTCGGCGGGGCGGCGATCGCTCTGATCCCCACCGTGCTGGTCCCGGCGGCGACCGAGGCCGTGCACGCCGCGTTCGCGGCATCCCGGTTCCGCGCCCCGAACATCTTCACGGTGACGCCGTCGGAGGGCGCACGCCGCGACGCGTGA
- the galT gene encoding galactose-1-phosphate uridylyltransferase, translating to MVNTETLSAEPLSAGVVKRPTRLADGRELIYFDDPDTTLGAERAVDARALDPRPTTATMRQDVLTGDWITVASNRQNRAFLPPAHLDPLSPQTPSNPSEIPSMYDVAVFENKSPSFGPALDAAVGDAPAAVDPPRGDDDLEHLGLGRTRTSVGRCEVVCFSPQHEGSFGSLSRTRARTVIEAWADRTAALSALPGIRQVFPFENRGEQIGVTLPHPHGQIYAYPYVTPRTHRLLDTIARTSDDLFARILAFESTGERVVLRGEHWTAFVPFAARWPIEVHVLPHRHIADLAETTTAERDELAPFYLRLLRGIDALYDTPTPYIAAWHQAPVGRGRDAVRLNLQITSPRRAVDKLKFLAGSEAAMGAWIGDVTPESQAELLRAALDTVPEVTA from the coding sequence ATCGTGAACACGGAGACCCTCAGTGCAGAGCCCCTGAGCGCCGGCGTCGTCAAGCGGCCGACCCGCCTGGCCGACGGCCGCGAACTCATCTACTTCGACGATCCCGACACCACGCTCGGCGCGGAGCGCGCCGTCGACGCTCGCGCGCTCGATCCCCGCCCGACGACTGCGACGATGCGCCAAGACGTGCTGACCGGCGACTGGATCACCGTGGCATCCAATCGTCAGAACCGTGCGTTCCTGCCCCCCGCTCACCTCGATCCGCTCTCGCCGCAGACGCCGAGCAATCCGTCGGAGATCCCCTCGATGTACGACGTCGCGGTCTTCGAGAACAAGTCGCCGTCATTCGGTCCCGCCCTCGACGCCGCCGTCGGCGACGCCCCGGCCGCCGTCGACCCGCCGCGCGGCGACGACGACCTCGAGCACCTCGGCCTCGGCCGCACGCGCACCTCGGTCGGCCGCTGCGAGGTCGTGTGCTTCAGCCCCCAGCACGAAGGCTCGTTCGGCTCCCTGTCGCGAACCCGCGCCCGCACCGTCATCGAGGCGTGGGCCGACCGGACGGCCGCGCTGTCGGCATTGCCGGGCATCCGGCAGGTCTTCCCGTTCGAGAACCGCGGCGAGCAGATCGGGGTCACCCTGCCCCACCCGCACGGGCAGATCTACGCCTACCCGTACGTCACCCCGCGCACGCACCGCCTGCTCGACACGATCGCGCGCACCTCCGACGACCTGTTCGCGCGGATCCTCGCCTTCGAGTCGACCGGCGAGCGCGTCGTGCTGCGCGGCGAGCACTGGACGGCGTTCGTTCCGTTCGCGGCCCGCTGGCCGATCGAGGTACACGTGCTGCCGCACCGCCACATCGCCGACCTCGCCGAGACGACCACAGCCGAGCGCGACGAGCTCGCCCCCTTCTACCTGCGGCTGCTCCGCGGCATCGACGCGCTCTACGACACCCCCACGCCCTACATCGCCGCGTGGCACCAGGCGCCCGTCGGCCGCGGACGGGACGCCGTGCGTCTGAACCTGCAGATCACGTCGCCGCGTCGCGCCGTCGACAAGCTGAAGTTCCTCGCCGGATCCGAGGCCGCCATGGGCGCCTGGATCGGCGACGTGACCCCCGAGTCGCAGGCCGAGCTCCTGCGCGCCGCCCTCGACACCGTTCCGGAGGTGACGGCATGA
- a CDS encoding LacI family DNA-binding transcriptional regulator: MRVSMANVAEKAGVSAQTVSRVANGSPRVDPATRARVERAMADLGYRMHRAARALRTGQTSTIGLVVSTLASVGNSRMLQAISEAAAARDYALAVVTVGERGIREAFARLRSQGVDGAVVLNEATELARDVDPPADLHLVVVDSPPDPRFSIVQTDHAGGAHAATTHLLTGGHDTVHHLAGPAGSFAAAERERGWREALADAGIPVPEPVRGDWTSASGYRAARELGTATAVFVANDQMALGALRALADAGRRIPGDVAVVGFDDIADAAEFRPPLTTVRQDFDALGARAVRALIAAIEGGPAVADTVPTSLVVRESSAAG, from the coding sequence ATGCGCGTATCCATGGCCAACGTGGCCGAGAAGGCCGGTGTCTCGGCACAGACGGTGTCGCGCGTGGCCAACGGCAGTCCCCGCGTCGACCCCGCGACGCGCGCTCGCGTCGAGAGGGCCATGGCCGACCTCGGCTATCGCATGCACCGCGCCGCACGGGCATTGCGCACCGGCCAGACCTCCACGATCGGCCTCGTCGTGTCGACCCTCGCCTCCGTCGGCAACTCCCGCATGCTCCAGGCGATCTCCGAGGCCGCGGCCGCGCGCGACTACGCCCTCGCCGTCGTGACGGTGGGGGAGCGTGGCATCCGCGAGGCCTTCGCCCGCTTGCGCTCGCAGGGCGTCGACGGGGCCGTCGTGTTGAACGAGGCGACCGAGCTCGCGCGCGACGTCGACCCGCCCGCCGATCTTCACCTCGTCGTGGTCGACTCCCCGCCCGACCCGCGCTTCTCGATCGTGCAGACCGATCACGCCGGCGGAGCGCACGCCGCGACGACGCACCTCCTGACCGGGGGGCACGACACGGTCCATCACCTCGCCGGTCCCGCGGGCTCGTTCGCCGCGGCCGAGCGCGAGCGCGGTTGGCGCGAGGCGTTGGCCGACGCCGGGATCCCGGTGCCGGAACCCGTTCGCGGCGACTGGACCTCGGCATCCGGGTACCGCGCCGCTCGAGAGCTCGGAACCGCCACCGCCGTCTTCGTCGCGAACGATCAGATGGCGCTCGGCGCCCTTCGCGCCCTCGCCGACGCGGGTCGACGCATCCCCGGCGACGTCGCCGTGGTCGGTTTCGACGACATCGCGGATGCCGCCGAGTTCCGGCCCCCGCTGACCACGGTGCGGCAGGACTTCGATGCCCTCGGCGCCCGGGCCGTGCGCGCGCTGATCGCCGCGATCGAGGGCGGCCCCGCCGTCGCCGACACGGTGCCGACGTCGTTGGTGGTGCGCGAGAGCAGCGCAGCAGGCTGA
- a CDS encoding ATP-binding protein, producing MPLFEMEASSRGRVRVFVRAQLPFTLSLVILVGIVGLAAPSTLTVGVVIAGLAVGVVATVLALVVPWERLPLALMMIVAGLDLLAVALVRAEMLPSFPSVTILAVFPVLWLAYGFPWYGIAAAVFGAGFITSFRFAYVGAWPASPVEWANVVILPTFIVGVAVIVFVAARHLRRSSQRLREASRAQERALRKAQDTEAVALGIVDTVSAGVIFYDAKGRLDVANARAHGFAELGGFRLDVPPFAGKEVFGADQTSVVPADVQVIPRALAGETVSDQLEWWGPDDTRVAVLASSSRVRRPDGDVLGTVVVVYDVTELAEAIEVREQFLRTVSHELRTPLTSITGFLDLIDDEVDPANARLRRYVDVVTRRADDLARRVSDLFAAGESEKDLRRDTVDLGDVVAAAVQIVESFAEARAHTIEAVGAVGTPAHLDRAQLVVAIAELLTNAVKFGLPSAPITVSHGVRDGRARIAVTNVGPGIARAEQRRAFDRFYRGPLARSSEIQGFGLGLTNVRTIAVAHGGTVRIDSTPGERTTVTLDLPAGSEAAQ from the coding sequence GTGCCGTTGTTCGAGATGGAGGCCAGTTCGCGCGGCCGCGTCCGCGTCTTCGTCCGGGCTCAGCTGCCGTTCACGCTCAGCTTGGTCATCCTCGTCGGCATCGTCGGGCTGGCCGCGCCGTCGACGCTCACCGTCGGAGTCGTCATCGCCGGCCTCGCCGTCGGCGTCGTCGCCACCGTCCTTGCTCTCGTCGTGCCGTGGGAGCGCCTCCCCCTCGCCTTGATGATGATCGTCGCCGGCCTCGACCTGCTCGCCGTGGCCCTGGTACGCGCCGAGATGCTGCCCTCGTTCCCCTCCGTCACGATCCTCGCGGTCTTCCCCGTGCTGTGGCTCGCCTACGGGTTCCCCTGGTACGGCATCGCCGCGGCGGTGTTCGGGGCGGGCTTCATCACCTCGTTCCGCTTCGCCTACGTCGGAGCGTGGCCGGCAAGCCCGGTCGAATGGGCGAACGTCGTGATCCTCCCGACCTTCATCGTGGGAGTAGCGGTCATCGTCTTCGTCGCCGCGCGGCACCTTCGCCGCAGTTCGCAGCGGCTGCGGGAGGCGTCCCGCGCCCAGGAGCGGGCGCTGAGAAAGGCACAGGACACCGAGGCGGTCGCGCTCGGCATCGTCGACACCGTGAGCGCCGGCGTCATCTTCTACGACGCGAAGGGACGGCTCGACGTCGCCAACGCCCGGGCGCATGGCTTCGCCGAGCTCGGCGGGTTCCGTCTCGACGTGCCGCCGTTTGCCGGGAAAGAGGTGTTCGGTGCCGACCAGACGAGCGTCGTCCCCGCTGACGTACAGGTCATCCCCCGCGCGCTCGCGGGTGAGACGGTCAGCGACCAGCTCGAGTGGTGGGGGCCGGACGACACGCGGGTCGCCGTGCTGGCGTCGTCGAGCCGGGTACGTCGACCCGACGGCGATGTGCTGGGAACGGTGGTGGTGGTCTACGACGTGACCGAGCTCGCCGAGGCCATCGAGGTGCGCGAACAGTTCCTGCGGACCGTGTCGCACGAGCTGCGCACCCCGCTGACGAGCATCACGGGCTTCCTCGACCTCATCGACGACGAGGTCGACCCCGCGAACGCGCGACTGCGCCGCTACGTCGACGTGGTCACCCGCCGCGCGGACGATCTGGCGCGGCGCGTCAGCGACCTCTTCGCCGCAGGGGAGAGCGAGAAAGACCTCCGGCGCGACACCGTCGACCTCGGCGACGTGGTCGCGGCGGCGGTGCAGATCGTGGAGAGCTTCGCCGAGGCCCGCGCCCACACCATCGAGGCGGTGGGCGCCGTCGGCACCCCTGCCCACCTCGACCGCGCACAGCTGGTGGTCGCGATCGCCGAGCTTCTCACGAACGCCGTGAAGTTCGGCCTCCCATCCGCTCCCATCACCGTGTCGCACGGCGTCCGGGACGGGCGCGCGCGGATCGCCGTGACGAACGTGGGGCCGGGTATCGCGCGCGCGGAGCAGCGCCGCGCCTTCGACCGGTTCTACCGGGGGCCGCTCGCGCGCTCGAGCGAGATCCAGGGGTTCGGACTCGGACTCACCAACGTCCGGACCATCGCCGTCGCCCACGGCGGCACCGTGCGCATCGACAGCACGCCCGGCGAGCGCACGACGGTGACGCTCGACCTTCCGGCGGGCAGCGAGGCCGCACAGTAG
- a CDS encoding pyridoxamine 5'-phosphate oxidase family protein yields the protein MTIAAWLRSIPSLTGTAPARDPEPLPAEPEALFERWIRGAVDAGVAEAHAATLATVDGDGIPDARTLILKDLGPDGWSFAGPRTSAKAAQLGAHPAAALNFWWPPIMRAVRVRGRVVEASAEESAADLAARSPAARDGIEPGQWVLWRLVADRVEFWQGARDRRHVRVVYRRAGKSWERIGATADETAGE from the coding sequence ATGACGATCGCCGCGTGGCTCCGCTCGATCCCCTCCCTCACCGGCACCGCACCGGCACGAGACCCCGAGCCGCTCCCCGCCGAGCCGGAGGCGCTGTTCGAGAGATGGATCCGCGGAGCCGTCGACGCGGGCGTCGCGGAAGCTCACGCCGCCACCCTCGCGACGGTCGACGGCGACGGCATCCCGGATGCCCGCACGCTCATCCTCAAAGACCTCGGACCCGACGGATGGTCCTTCGCCGGCCCGCGCACCTCCGCCAAGGCGGCACAGCTCGGGGCCCATCCGGCCGCCGCCCTGAACTTCTGGTGGCCTCCGATCATGCGCGCCGTCCGGGTGCGCGGGCGCGTGGTCGAAGCCTCCGCCGAAGAGAGCGCGGCCGATCTGGCGGCACGCTCGCCCGCGGCGCGCGATGGCATCGAGCCCGGGCAGTGGGTGCTCTGGCGTCTGGTGGCCGACCGCGTGGAGTTCTGGCAGGGTGCCCGCGACCGCCGGCACGTTCGCGTGGTCTACCGCCGTGCCGGCAAGAGCTGGGAGCGGATCGGCGCCACCGCTGACGAGACGGCGGGCGAATGA
- a CDS encoding beta-galactosidase, whose protein sequence is MTTFTIGETDFLLDGRPHQVISGTLHYFRIHPEHWADRIRTAKAMGLNTIETYVAWNAHEPVKGEWDATGWNDLGRFLDLIAAEGLHAIVRPGPYICAEWHNGGLPVWLTSTPGIGIRRSEPQFVEAVSEYLRRVYEIVAPRQIDRGGNVVLVQIENEYGAYGSDKEYLRELVRVTKDAGITVPLTTVDQPLPGMLEAGSLPELHLTGSFGSRSEERLATLRAHQSTGPLMCSEFWDGWFDWWGSIHHTTDPAASAHDLDVLLAAGASVNIYMAHGGTNFGTTNGANDKGRYDPIVTSYDYDAPIDESGHPTAKFHAFREVIAKYAPVPDDVPDARPPAPEFDVPLSGEGEWMPAPGPRVQTDVPATFEHLRHLGPLVRYDVDLPATERPAALVFAEVRDLAWVHVDGVRIGRLSRSSNERALIVPPGARLTVLVEDQGRVNYADRLGEAKGLIGPVTLDGAPLTGWSATPVALDAASGTGAGAVGRALLRGSFPLETPSDLFLDTSAWGKGYAFVNGFFLGRYWSTVPQRTLYVPGPATRAGVNELVVLELEHAIDTIARFVSAPSLGQIEE, encoded by the coding sequence CAGGTCATCTCCGGCACGCTGCACTACTTCCGCATCCACCCCGAGCACTGGGCCGACCGCATCCGCACCGCGAAGGCGATGGGCCTCAACACCATCGAGACCTACGTCGCGTGGAACGCGCACGAGCCCGTCAAGGGCGAGTGGGATGCCACGGGGTGGAACGACCTCGGACGCTTCCTCGACCTCATCGCCGCGGAGGGCCTGCACGCGATCGTCCGCCCCGGCCCGTACATCTGCGCCGAGTGGCACAACGGCGGCCTGCCGGTGTGGCTCACCTCGACGCCGGGGATCGGCATCCGTCGTTCCGAGCCGCAGTTCGTCGAGGCGGTGTCGGAGTACCTGCGTCGTGTCTACGAGATCGTCGCGCCGCGTCAGATCGACCGGGGCGGCAACGTCGTGCTCGTGCAGATCGAGAACGAATACGGCGCCTACGGCTCCGACAAGGAGTACCTGCGAGAGCTCGTCCGCGTGACGAAGGATGCGGGCATCACCGTGCCGCTGACCACGGTCGACCAGCCCCTCCCGGGGATGCTCGAGGCGGGGAGCCTTCCCGAGCTGCACCTGACGGGGTCGTTCGGCTCGCGATCGGAGGAGCGCCTCGCGACGCTGCGCGCGCACCAGAGCACCGGCCCCCTCATGTGCAGCGAGTTCTGGGACGGGTGGTTCGACTGGTGGGGCAGCATCCACCACACGACCGACCCGGCGGCATCCGCCCACGATCTCGACGTGCTGCTCGCCGCGGGCGCCTCGGTCAACATCTACATGGCGCACGGCGGCACGAACTTCGGCACCACCAACGGCGCGAACGACAAGGGCCGGTACGACCCGATCGTGACCTCCTACGACTACGACGCCCCCATCGACGAGTCGGGCCACCCGACGGCGAAGTTCCACGCCTTCCGCGAGGTCATCGCCAAGTACGCGCCGGTTCCCGACGACGTGCCGGACGCGCGTCCGCCCGCACCGGAGTTCGACGTGCCCCTCTCGGGAGAGGGCGAATGGATGCCGGCTCCCGGACCCCGCGTGCAGACCGACGTCCCGGCGACGTTCGAGCATCTCCGCCACCTCGGGCCGCTCGTGCGCTACGACGTCGATCTCCCCGCGACCGAGCGACCGGCCGCCCTCGTCTTCGCGGAGGTACGCGACCTGGCCTGGGTGCACGTCGACGGCGTCCGGATCGGCCGCCTGTCGCGCTCGTCGAACGAGCGTGCCCTCATCGTCCCGCCGGGCGCCCGACTCACCGTGCTGGTCGAAGACCAGGGCCGCGTGAACTACGCCGATCGCCTGGGCGAGGCCAAGGGCCTGATCGGTCCGGTCACCCTCGACGGCGCTCCGCTGACCGGTTGGAGCGCCACGCCCGTCGCGCTCGACGCGGCCTCGGGCACCGGTGCGGGTGCGGTCGGGCGGGCGCTCCTGCGGGGATCGTTCCCGCTCGAGACGCCCAGCGATCTGTTCCTCGACACCTCGGCGTGGGGCAAGGGCTACGCGTTCGTGAACGGCTTCTTCCTCGGTCGGTACTGGAGCACAGTGCCCCAGCGCACGCTGTACGTTCCCGGGCCCGCCACGCGCGCCGGGGTCAACGAGCTGGTCGTACTCGAGCTGGAGCATGCGATCGACACGATCGCGCGCTTCGTCTCCGCGCCCTCCCTGGGACAGATCGAGGAGTGA